In one Kitasatospora cineracea genomic region, the following are encoded:
- the cobF gene encoding precorrin-6A synthase (deacetylating), whose translation MRTLLVIGIGAGDPNHLTLEAVKAFGRADVFLLLDKPAERQDLMRLRRDMIAEHGRPGHRVVELVDPARDRGAAAYAEAVEEWRERRADLVERAVAEQVPDGGTGALLVWGDPALYDSVTAVLDRILARGRTEFGYTVVPGISSVSVLAARHRTTLTRTARPVRITTGRRLAAEGFGPGSEDAVVMLDGQGAFAEIDPAGVHIHYGAYLGTGDEILVSGPLAELADEIAELRREARERKGWIMDSYLLRRTDD comes from the coding sequence ATGCGCACTCTTCTCGTCATCGGCATCGGCGCGGGCGACCCCAACCACCTCACCCTGGAGGCGGTCAAGGCGTTCGGCCGCGCCGACGTGTTCCTGCTGCTGGACAAGCCCGCCGAGCGGCAGGACCTGATGCGGCTGCGGCGGGACATGATCGCCGAGCACGGCCGCCCCGGGCACCGGGTGGTCGAGCTGGTCGACCCGGCCCGGGACCGCGGCGCGGCCGCGTACGCGGAGGCGGTGGAGGAGTGGCGGGAGCGGCGGGCCGACCTGGTGGAGCGGGCGGTGGCCGAGCAGGTGCCGGACGGCGGGACGGGCGCGCTGCTGGTGTGGGGCGACCCGGCGCTGTACGACAGCGTGACCGCCGTGCTGGACCGGATCCTGGCGCGCGGCCGGACGGAGTTCGGGTACACGGTCGTCCCCGGCATCAGCAGCGTCTCGGTGCTGGCGGCCCGGCACCGCACCACGCTGACCCGCACCGCGCGTCCGGTGCGGATCACCACCGGGCGGCGGCTGGCCGCCGAGGGCTTCGGACCGGGCTCGGAGGACGCGGTGGTGATGCTGGACGGGCAGGGCGCGTTCGCCGAGATCGACCCCGCGGGCGTGCACATCCACTACGGCGCCTACCTGGGCACCGGGGACGAGATCCTGGTCTCCGGACCGCTGGCCGAACTCGCCGACGAGATCGCCGAGTTGAGGCGGGAAGCGCGCGAGCGCAAGGGCTGGATCATGGACAGCTACCTGCTGCGCCGCACCGACGACTGA
- a CDS encoding DUF6924 domain-containing protein: MAELSPARGEGGDARDEVHLVDDPAWAGATAGAVVAPAARDEYLDVVFVADGTAMGSVRHALLALDLADEEEDGDLDPVYYRELADSPPPVREFRVAPAAVPGVHVNLVLGNMDFQELAAIAGAGPDGVFDS; the protein is encoded by the coding sequence GTGGCGGAGCTTTCGCCGGCGCGAGGGGAGGGCGGGGACGCCCGGGACGAGGTCCACCTGGTCGACGACCCGGCGTGGGCCGGGGCGACGGCCGGGGCGGTGGTCGCCCCGGCGGCGCGGGACGAGTACCTCGACGTGGTCTTCGTCGCCGACGGCACCGCCATGGGCTCCGTCCGGCACGCCCTGCTCGCCCTCGACCTCGCCGACGAGGAGGAGGACGGGGATCTCGACCCGGTGTACTACCGGGAGTTGGCCGACTCTCCGCCGCCGGTCCGCGAGTTCCGTGTCGCTCCGGCCGCCGTGCCGGGAGTGCACGTGAACCTGGTGCTCGGGAACATGGACTTCCAGGAGCTCGCCGCGATCGCGGGCGCCGGTCCCGACGGCGTCTTCGACTCCTGA
- a CDS encoding DUF1330 domain-containing protein, producing MTAYALAQVHSVEFGPDIVEYLERIDATLDPFGGRFIVHGGKSETVEGSWGQSGTIVIEFPDYARARAWWDSPAYREILPLRTRHMVADIVLIEGVPSGYRGADSLKH from the coding sequence ATGACCGCCTACGCACTGGCCCAGGTCCACTCGGTGGAGTTCGGCCCCGACATCGTCGAGTACCTCGAGCGCATCGACGCCACCCTGGACCCCTTCGGCGGACGGTTCATCGTCCACGGCGGCAAGTCCGAGACCGTGGAGGGCAGTTGGGGCCAGAGCGGCACGATCGTCATCGAGTTCCCCGACTACGCGCGGGCCCGCGCCTGGTGGGACTCGCCCGCCTACCGGGAGATCCTGCCGCTGCGCACCCGGCACATGGTCGCCGACATCGTCCTCATCGAGGGCGTCCCGTCCGGCTACCGCGGCGCGGACTCGCTCAAGCACTGA
- a CDS encoding DUF3152 domain-containing protein — protein MAAPGRTGGFRADGVHHGGRRHGAGRYRGKAYRYKVRAEDGLAERPEQFAAEVDAVLADVRRGWSADGTRTFQRVSADPVDFTVYLATPASTDRICGQYGLDTGGEVNCGAGHQVVINVKRWTDLTESYRGRPQEYHALAVNHEVGHVLGFGHVDCPGPGLPAPVMQQQIFGLHGCLPNAWPFSDTGTLLTGPPVPTPPPTQQP, from the coding sequence GTGGCGGCGCCCGGCCGCACCGGCGGCTTCCGCGCCGATGGCGTTCACCACGGCGGGCGGCGGCACGGAGCCGGCCGGTACCGGGGGAAGGCGTACCGGTACAAGGTGCGGGCGGAGGACGGGCTGGCCGAGCGGCCCGAGCAGTTCGCGGCCGAGGTGGACGCGGTGCTCGCCGACGTCCGCCGCGGCTGGTCCGCCGACGGCACCCGCACCTTCCAGCGGGTCTCCGCGGACCCGGTCGACTTCACCGTCTACCTGGCCACGCCCGCCTCCACCGACCGGATCTGCGGCCAGTACGGCCTGGACACCGGCGGCGAGGTCAACTGCGGCGCGGGCCACCAGGTCGTGATCAACGTCAAGCGGTGGACCGACCTCACCGAGTCCTACCGCGGCCGCCCCCAGGAGTACCACGCGCTGGCGGTCAACCACGAGGTCGGCCACGTCCTCGGCTTCGGCCACGTCGACTGCCCCGGCCCCGGCCTGCCCGCCCCCGTGATGCAGCAGCAGATCTTCGGCCTGCACGGCTGCCTGCCCAACGCCTGGCCCTTCTCCGACACCGGCACCCTCCTCACCGGCCCGCCCGTCCCCACGCCCCCGCCGACGCAGCAGCCCTGA